In Centropristis striata isolate RG_2023a ecotype Rhode Island chromosome 1, C.striata_1.0, whole genome shotgun sequence, one DNA window encodes the following:
- the LOC131961946 gene encoding uncharacterized protein LOC131961946, translated as MMFWHTVFVVSLVTFLRDFHVSSCDYECTDRPEFTPSRLVVKFGDPASVSCSVCQHDCLNNTFDIECPVGVKKQTGTTVSWTIDSLTEWSIVPTCWHTNDTGYQCCTTLPVTIYQHPRQVSISFVNHTGPMFEGGDYDLQCSVQDVAPVGDLNVTFYKGQTALGQQQANNNTEKKPVNETFTMSISMTNEDDGAQFWCEAKLELGPEGPQPPPVMSQSITATVYYKPQLKESAHPDPIIVTEGNPLQLNCSAMANPSPSYTWTLPSAPARTSPSNSSVHTVVSVTPADGGQYSCSVSNNMGRITVKFNVVVKGLEPTSTKPPPITTITPTTTSTTTIATATTLTNLLCFMLLFSALPLQASSFSFPTCPPDPLRLNYECTDRPEFTPSRLVVKLGDPASVSCSVCQHDCLNNTFDIECPVGVKKQTGTTVSWTIDSLTEWSIVPTCWHTNDTGYQCCTTLPVTIYQHPRQVSISFVNHTGPMFEGGDYDLQCSVQDVAPVGDLTVTFYKGQTALGQQQANNNTEKKPVNETFTMSISMTNEDDGAQFWCEAKLELGPEGPQPPPS; from the exons ATGATGTTCTGGCAcacagtttttgttgtttctttggtGACTTTTCTGCGAGACTTCCATGTGTCCAGCTGTG ATTACGAGTGTACAGATAGACCCGAGTTCACTCCATCCAGACTGGTCGTGAAGTTTGGTGACCCAGCCTCTGTCAGCTGCTCTGTTTGTCAGCATGATTGCCTCAACAACACATTTGATATAGAATGTCCTGTAGGAGTCAAAAAACAAACTGGAACGACGGTTTCATGGACCATTGACAGTCTGACTGAATGGAGCATAGTACCAACATGCTGGCATACCAATGATACTGGTTACCAGTGTTGCACCACCCTGCCTGTAACTATCTACC AGCATCCTCGTCAAGTGTCCATCAGCTTTGTGAACCACACCGGGCCAATGTTTGAGGGTGGTGACTACGATCTGCAGTGTTCAGTGCAGGACGTTGCTCCTGTTGGGGACCTCAATGTGACTTTCTACAAAGGACAGACAGCACTGGGTCAACAGCAGGCCAACAACAATACAGAGAAGAAACCAGTGAATGAGACCTTTACTATGAGCATCAGCATGACTAATGAAGATGACGGAGCCCAGTTCTGGTGTGAAGCAAAGCTAGAACTGGGACCTGAAGGACCGCAGCCCCCTCCGGTGATGTCACAAAGCATCACTGCCACTGTGTACT ATAAGCCTCAGTTAAAGGAGTCAGCACATCCAGATCCCATCATCGTCACAGAGGGAAACCCTCTACAACTGAACTGCTCAGCTATGGCGAACCCCAGCCCCTCGTACACCTGGACACTCCCATCAGCACCCGCCAGAACTTCACCCTCCAACAGCAGCGTCCACACTGTCGTTTCTGTGACTCCTGCAGATGGAGGGCAGTACAGCTGTTCTGTCAGCAACAACATGGGGAGAATCACTGTGAAGTTTAACGTGGTTGTCAAAG GTTTGGAGCCAACTTCAACCAAACCGCCGCCAATAACAACCATAACACCAACAACCACCTCAACCACAACAATTGCAACAGCCACAACCTTGACCAACcttttgtgttttatgcttttattctcTGCTCTG CCACTTCAGGCCTCTTCATTTTCTTTCCCTACCTGTCCACCAGATCCCCTCAGACTCA ATTACGAGTGTACAGATAGACCCGAGTTCACTCCATCCAGACTGGTCGTGAAGCTTGGTGACCCAGCTTCTGTCAGCTGCTCTGTTTGTCAGCATGATTGCCTCAACAACACATTTGATATAGAATGTCCTGTAGGAGTCAAAAAACAAACTGGAACGACGGTTTCATGGACCATTGACAGTCTGACTGAATGGAGCATAGTACCAACATGCTGGCATACCAATGATACTGGTTACCAGTGTTGCACCACCCTGCCTGTAACTATCTACC AGCATCCTCGTCAAGTGTCCATCAGCTTTGTGAACCACACCGGGCCAATGTTTGAGGGTGGTGACTACGATCTGCAGTGTTCAGTGCAGGACGTTGCTCCTGTTGGGGACCTCACTGTGACTTTCTACAAAGGACAGACAGCACTGGGTCAACAGCAGGCCAACAACAATACAGAGAAGAAACCAGTGAATGAGACCTTTACTATGAGCATCAGCATGACTAATGAAGATGACGGAGCCCAGTTCTGGTGTGAAGCAAAGCTAGAACTGGGACCTGAAGGACCGcagccccctccctcc